GGCAACGGCGCGGCGATGACCGGCTTGTGCGCCGGGTCGAGGCCCTTGAGCGGGAGTGCGTTGATGGCCGCGGGGGAAATGGAGCCGATGACGGACATGGGGAGAGGGGTGCAGCGGGCTTACTTGCCGATTTCCAAGGTCTTCATCGCGAGCGTGCGCGAGTTTTTCACGACGGAGAGATTCGCCTCGTAGGCGCGGGAGGCGGTGATCAGGTCCACCATCTCGAAGGCGAGGTTCACATTGGGCATCTGGACGGTGCCGTCGGGACCGGCGTCGGGATGCTGCGGGTTGTAAACCGCCTGGCCGGGCGCCTTGTCGGCGGAGATGCTTGAAACGGAGATGGTCTGGAGCGGGGAGCCGCCCGCGCGCTTCACGAGCTCGTTCTCGAAGGAGACGATCTTGCGCTTGTAGGGGCCGCCCTCGGGCGTGCGTGTGGTCTGGGCGTTGGCGATGTTCTGCGCGACGATGTCGAGGCGGATCTTCTGGGCGGTCAGCGCGCCGGAGGTGATATCTACGCCGGAGATGAGGTTCATGGCGGGAATCAGGCGACGCGGCCGGTGATGGCCATCTTGAGCTGCTTGATGTTGCCCGAGACGATCTCGGTCAGATATTCGTATTCGACGGCGTTCTTGTTCATCGCGAGGAGCTCCTTCTCGATCTCCACGGAGTTGCCGTCGGGCCGCACGGAACGGGCGAAAGGATCCTGCGCGAGCGTGGGCTTGAGCGTATCCTTCACGGCCATCAGGTCACCGGCCCGGACGCGGGACTTGAGCTGCTCGGCGAAATCGGCCGACACCTCAAGGCGTCGATATCCCGGGGTCTCGGAGTTGGCGATGTTGGAGGCGATGGCCTCCTGGCGCAGCGCCGCCGCGTCGAGAAGCTTCCTAGCCACCTGATAGTTCTCGGACTGGAAGATGGGATCGATCATGCGCAGTCCTTTACCACGCCGCATGCCAGCAAGCGGATGCACCGCTGTAAGCACTGATGCCCAACGCGATAAAATTTTCTCCCGGAAGCCCGCCGGCCAGTCGCAAATCGCTGTCGGCCAGGAGGGCAAATTTTGCCGGACCAAATTCGACCCGCGCCGGCTAAATTAACCGAGGGTCCTTAATAGCCGGCCATTTGGGCCGATGGAGGGGGGACCCAAACCTTATGAGGGAAAGTGAGTTCGAGTTCATCCGCAATCTGGTCTATCAACGCAGCCGCATCTGTCTCGACGCCGGCAAACGCGAGATGGTCTCGGCGCGCCTGGGCAAACGCCTGCGCGCCACCAACCTCACCTCGGTGACGGACTACTGCCGCCTGCTGCAATCGCCGCAGGCCGGCGAGGAGCTGGCGCACCTGATCGACACGATCTCGACCAACCACACGTTCTTCTTCCGCGAGAACGCACACTTCGATTTCGTCCGCGACCGCATCGTGCCCGAGATGCGCCAACGCCAGCGCACCGAGCGCTGGCCGCGTTTTCTCGCGTGGAGCGCCGCCTGTTCCTCCGGCGAAGAGCCCTACTCGCTCGCCATCACGCTCCAGGAGGCGCTCGGCACCGAATGGGACTGGCACATCCAGTGCACCGACATCTCGCACCGCATTCTCGACCAGGCCGGCAAGGCCATCTACCGCACCGACATCATCGAGCGGATGCCGGCCGCCACGGTGAAGAAATATTTCCAGAAGGGCGTGGGCCCCCAGGAGGGCAACTACCGCGTGCGCGCCGAACTGCGCCAGCGCCTCTCTTTCCACCAGCTCAACCTGCTCGACCGCGAGTCCCCCCTGCCCGATCTCTTCCACGTCATCTTCTGCCGCAACGTCATGATCTACTTCGACCGGCAGACACAGGAGGAACTCGTGCGCCGGCTCGCCAAGAAGCTGATCCCCGGCGGCTACCTGCTCGTCGGTCACTCCGAGAGCCTCACCGGCATCAACCACTCGCTCGAACTCGTCCGTCCCGCCACCTACCGCCGGCCGCCGGCCTCCTGATCATGTCCGTCGTCCGCAAAATCCGCGTCCTTATCGTCGATGATTCCGCCTTCGTGCGGAAGATCGCGGGCGACACGCTGGCCGCCGATCCGGCGATCGAGGTCGTCGGCACCGCCGGCGACCCCTACCAGGCGCGGGACCGCATCCG
The DNA window shown above is from Oleiharenicola lentus and carries:
- the flgC gene encoding flagellar basal body rod protein FlgC, coding for MNLISGVDITSGALTAQKIRLDIVAQNIANAQTTRTPEGGPYKRKIVSFENELVKRAGGSPLQTISVSSISADKAPGQAVYNPQHPDAGPDGTVQMPNVNLAFEMVDLITASRAYEANLSVVKNSRTLAMKTLEIGK
- the flgB gene encoding flagellar basal body rod protein FlgB produces the protein MIDPIFQSENYQVARKLLDAAALRQEAIASNIANSETPGYRRLEVSADFAEQLKSRVRAGDLMAVKDTLKPTLAQDPFARSVRPDGNSVEIEKELLAMNKNAVEYEYLTEIVSGNIKQLKMAITGRVA
- a CDS encoding CheR family methyltransferase, yielding MRESEFEFIRNLVYQRSRICLDAGKREMVSARLGKRLRATNLTSVTDYCRLLQSPQAGEELAHLIDTISTNHTFFFRENAHFDFVRDRIVPEMRQRQRTERWPRFLAWSAACSSGEEPYSLAITLQEALGTEWDWHIQCTDISHRILDQAGKAIYRTDIIERMPAATVKKYFQKGVGPQEGNYRVRAELRQRLSFHQLNLLDRESPLPDLFHVIFCRNVMIYFDRQTQEELVRRLAKKLIPGGYLLVGHSESLTGINHSLELVRPATYRRPPAS